TCTTACCAATTTCAGAACAATATCAACTTACAAGCGAACGTTAAGCAATCATGCTCATCTTTTTTTGCCCCCACTTGAGAGATCCCACTGTTTTTCCTGCTTTCCTAAGCAAAATCCAAGTGGCTACTACTAGCCTACTACATTACTACCACCACCTCTCCATTGACACACACACCCCACCTTTCAATAATGTCCAAGATGATACTATAACAgcctagttttttctttttcttttttaaataaaaagtttagaTGAGTTAGATCTTTGGAAACTCACGAGGATCAGGATAGGTCTCAAGGCTCAACGAGCACCTATAgagatatttataaattatttaacaacAATGTTCTTACATCAGCTACGATAATTAAACCCACGTCCTTTTAAGATGTGAATTCGTTTCTTATCAACCCAATCAACTTTGCTAATTGCTAACTAAACATTCCACCTAATTTCATCTTAATTCCTTATGAATCCTCAATAAATTCCACACTCCTTCCCTCACTCCCACACCAAGCAAGGACCACTCTTCCATTCAGTCATTCAACACCTCACTCACTGATTCTCAGAACACAAaagatggtgatgatgatgaagaaacACCTTCTCTTCTCACTTTCACTTCTCCTAATGGTTCTCTTCACTTCAGCTCAAACCACCCCAGCACCATCACCTTCCTCAGCCCCAACAGACATCATCAGAATCCTCAAAAAAGCCGGAGGATTCACCACCCTTATCCGTCTCCTCACCACAACACAAGTCTCAACCCAAATCAACGCCCAGCTTTTGAACTCAAACAACGGATTAACAGTGTTTGCACCAAACGACAATGCCTTCCAAAGCCTCAAACCCGGCTTCCTCAACTCCCTCAACGATCAACAGAAGAATGAACTTATCCAATTCCACGTGCTACCAACATTTGTTTCAATCTCAAACTTCGACACTCTTAGCAACCCGGTTAGAACGCAAGCCGGTGATGACCCTGATAGGTTGGCATTGAACATAACAAGCTCAGGGAACCAAGTGAACTTGACAACAGGTGTTGTTAACACCACAGTTGGTGGAAGTGTTTACTCCGATCACCAGCTCGCGATTTATCAAGTGGACAAGGTTCTTCTTCCGAGGGATTTCTTCGTTCCTAAGCCTCCTCCACCAGCACCTTCACCTGCTAAGGCTAAGGCTTCTTCTGCAAAGAAATCTACGGAGGGTCCTTCTGCTGCGGATAATGACTCTGCTGCTATCAGCTTGAAACACATGAATAGAATGTGGGTGATGACCCTTGCAGTGGCTACTATTGCAGCAGTGTTTTCGTTGTGACAATTATGATAGCTTGAACGAGTTACTGGTACATGAAGTATGCTACTTGGGGTCCGATGTTGTTGTGCTTTGTTAAAATTTTCTACATGCTTTTTTTGGGGGGATTGGTTGGATTAAAGGGGAATCATGAACTTTTTCTAgcactttttaattattcttttgcttctttttgtATTGATTAATTCAGTCTGTGGTGAAATATGTATTGGATTTTGAAGGTTTTTCTTTACTCGTTCGCATCTTATATTGAGAATTTTGTGTATTGTTAGTTGCCAAATGAAGAATTTTTTCCACAAGTTTCAATAGAAAATGGGTCACAAGTTTCTTTTAGTTTTCTAGTGTTGCGTGTAAGTTTTGTTTAGTTTTATCCTACAGTTTCAAGTACGTACATATATACATAGATATATTTCTCGTTTGAGACTTCTATTGAGATACTGGGTTCCACTGAGGAGGATTAAGTGTTTTTTCAAATATAGATTTGAATCGAAATTCACAAGCTGGTAAATGACTAATCCTTCAAGTGAATCTTCACCCAttagtatttctttttcctataaatattcTCCATGAGAAATAATCATGTTCAATGACTTAAGCACCAAATGTGTGTTTACCACTTTACAGAAAACTAACTTTCTACTATAGATAGTATTGTTGGTGTTTAtagcaaatttttaatataccactatgcttttcttcatttttctgtcTCTATATTATCATCAAATACAAATTCGAGTGCAAAAAATAATTCCCACTATGGTAATAAGAATGATGGAAACCAGAGAATCACTCTCCACTAAAATCCTCTGGAAACCTCTAGATAGTGAGTTGTAGTCCCTTATAAGACACAGTACATGATCCCAAAGAAAAAGTGAGGCCTACTATAAAATGGCCAAGGTGATATCCCTGAGGGATGCAACCTGCAGCAGCCTTCTGAGTTAGCAAATTCAAATCCCCACCACAATTAAGTTTCACAATTAGTCCATGAGGGGGTCCCAATATACTGTTTTAATTTGAAGATAGTTAGCATTGGATGAGATGTTCAAGCTATAGACGGGGCAGGATTGGTCACATCTTGTAATTTGAACGCAAATCTTATCGTAACAACTATGTTTAGATTAGCAcagatttatttagttttttacctAATTGGTAGTTAGACAacattagaatatattttatctttatctaaTTGTTATAACTTAGATTAGATTAGGATAGACCTTATCTTTATCTAAGTGTTACAACTTAGATTTGATTaggattaatcttatttttatcatcTTATCTCTTATCAATGAGTTATATATAGACTCCGTTAATGATCTATACACTCACTCGTTTAAGGAGCCAGGGGACCCTTAGAGCATATGGAGAGTTGTTGCAGATTAAGAAACTTGATCATCAAGTTTCTCTAATCTCTAAATAGAATCAAATCTCTAATTCAGTTGTTTTTTTTACCATATATCTGATTTGATCtgtatttttgaatttgaattagtTCAAGTTTGGTTTTGTATGCTTCTCCAACCCTGAGGAGGCTAATAAAACAGTAGTTTTCATGGCTGCATGCAAgaccttctctttttttctcttttttgacaGAACAGATGGAAATTACAATTTAGAAGCGTTGTGGCTGTTCTTGATCTTCATGTGCAGGAAGGACATCACCAAATTCTTCTCTTAAACGTTTGATCCCTTGTATTTCAAGATTTGATTCTTACGTTGAAATTGAAATACAAGGGATCAAACATTTAAGTGAAGAACATTGATGACACAAAGTTATGAGAGATGACAAAGGGATAAGCAAGGAGTTTGGCTTTGTCTGCTTCTCCAACCCTGAGGAGGCTAATCAACCTGTAAGTAGTTTTCTTCTTATATGTTGATaatgtttctttaattttacaGATTATCATAGAAATACAGTAGGTGCAGATGTTTTCCTTGATTCATGATATTTTCCTGCATGTCATTTTATATAAAACCAGCAATAGCAGGGAACTAATTGGtaacattaaaaagaaaaagatggaattCAGTCCCTTCCTCCTCCCAAGTCTCAATCCAATTACAGCACTATTTATTCCTAACAAATATGAACTGCATGAAtcattgaattttatattttaggacAGTTCTTGTGTTACGTAAGAGGGCTCCTCTGTATCAACAACAATGTTATTGACTTGAACCAACACGTTTCTTGTGTTTCTTGGAGTCGGTTGATGTCCCTTGGAGTAGCTTTTCGTTGTAGTAGCAATGCTATTgacttgaagtcttgaatcaacATGTTTCTTGtgtttctttaaattttgttcagtCTTCTCTTTGTGTATTGGTGCAGcagtaaagttgtgccttggtgacttgttggtcatgggttcgaatccggaaacagcctctttgcatatgcatgggtaaggctgcgtacaacatccctcccccataccttcgcatagcgaagagcctctgggcaatggggtacgaagttttttttttctctttgtgtATTTCTGATGAAGATGATGGGAATAATTGCTAGTTGTCCTTTTTGGCTTGTAAAAATGTCTGGCTTGCTTTgagtattttgatttaatttgtagTATGATGTATGGTATGAGTCGAAAACAATCTGTGTGGAtgccaagaaaaaaaatacagaagaaGATTTGTTGCAGCACCCATTAATGTATTTCTTCACTGAGGAGGATGTGGAAGTTAATTTGGTCATTCGGAAGCTTTCAAGCTTACAGTTACAGTGAGTGAAGTCCAATATAAAGTTGAACAGACTATAACCGAAGAAAATGAATTAACATAATTCACAGTAAATTTATATCTAGGTTTTGAAGTGAATTTATGTCACTTAAGCTATTATAACTTTGAGGGAAGATGCAAGTCACTCCAACTTAGTGTGGCTATATACATCATAAAAGGTTAAAATTAATAGAGAAAAGAAGTAcagtagaaaaatattatttaattgattgagTAAAAGATAATGAACTGTCTGTCAAAAAAAAGGATAgtgaaaaaattacaagatGCTCTTATAATTATACTAGTGTTATATGAGTAAACGTCAACCCTTGATAACTTTCTAATATACTGTTAATGACAGTTGTAATATTAAAGAAATGTAGGGTAGGTGTGGgaatacaataataatatagaacatttatatattattattttattcttgcaCCCATCCTTTAGCTTTGTAGCATTAGAACTCATACTTTGTAGCATTAGAACTCACAAGTCCaagttaacaaaaataaatttagagtGAAAATGCATGTCTTAGCTTGCTAGTAAGATCGATCTAGCTATACCTAATATTTGTTTGCAAAAGTAAAAGTTGCAATATGTAtccatcttttaaaaaaaaaaaaaaaacagatatcaTATATCAAGTATAGATCTTGCCAGCAAGCTAAGACATTTTCACTCTAAAtgcatttttgttaattttggctTATGAGTTCTAATGCTACAAAGTTGAAGGGTGGGTCTGAgaataaaatagtaatatagaactttgtttcattttttttcctaggTTGGTTTTCGTGGCCTATCTTTTCTGTTATAGATGACCAAACAGAAAACACCATAATAATTCGGAAAATGGGATAAGTATGCAAGGTTATTTAAGTGGACTagcaaataaattaattaaaaaaataacgtgAAATGTCatcataccttttttttttatgaatatacCACTTTATGTTCATTTCTCTTACAAGATTTAGGGGAAATAAGGGAAAAAATAACatgatttcttttaattttaagaatttaaaaaggGTGGATTTAGGAATGCCTTGTAAATAGAAGCAACACATGCAATGCATCTAACTCGTATAAAATTATATACGCCTACATCAAATTGAGCTCTCACTCGTTTTTCCCCACCTTCTCGAgcaaaattatacaaataaaaaaagtgttctatagtttcaaatttcaatccTCACATGACGCATCACCCTAATCTCCTTGCCAGATAGATAAACCAGACATACCTCACCACGTAACAACGCAACTCACGCATCCAAATTCTCTTCTTACATCTTATTGAGCTCTCACTCTCCCTGTCCGCTTAATTAACCTCTCACCCTCAATCACATACACATATCCATCCTAAATGATACACCACCTTAATAATATCCCAACCAAATAACACCACGCACGTTCACAAATCACAAAGAAACCAAaatccacaatatatatatatatatataacccctCGCTTCATTCCTCCAACACATCAACCAAACAAACACTCTCTCATTAGGGATTCCCTCCTAAAAAACACCAAACCCTCTCAAACCTTAATTTACCCAAAATGATAAAACACTCTCTTTTAGTCTTACCCATCTCATTAACACTTGTAATTTCTCTCTTGCATTCAACCACTTTAGCAGCGATAGCTCCGGCCACCGCACCGGCACAAGCTCCCCCCACTACTCCAGCGGCCTCCGCCCCAACACCACCCCAGCCCTCCGGCGGCACCACCGACATAGTGCAAGTCCTTCAACAAGCGAACTCGTTCAACATCTTCCTCCGCCTCATGAAAACCACCCAACTAATAAACCAACTGAACTCCCAGCTCCTAACCATAAAGTCCGGCGGGCTCACCATCCTTGCCCCCGACGACGGCGCCTTCTCGGAGCTGAAGCCGGGGTTCCTCAACTCCCTCTCCGACGGCAAGAAGCTCGAGCTCGTGCAGTTCCACGTGCTCCCTGACTTCGTCTCCGCCTCCAACTTCGACACCCTCACCAACCCCGTTCGCACTCTCGCGGGTAACAAGCCCGGTAAGGTCGAACTCAACGTTATTAGTTACGGGGGTAGTGTGAACATTTCAACCGGTGCGGTTAATGCCACAATGAATGGGGTTATATACACGGATAAGCATCTTGCGGTTTATAGGGTGGGTAAGGTGCTTCTTCCTTCTGAGTTTGTTGCTACTACCAAGAAGCCACTCGCTCCCGCACCCGCTCTAAAGCCGGCGCCGGTGACCTCCGCGAATGATGTGGCGGAGGCGCCTAAACCTGAAAAGGAGAAGCCGTCGCCTAAACCGGAACAATCCTCGGAGTCCTCGACGCAGGTTGTTCCTACTGTGACCTCTGGTGGTGTAAGAATTGGTGTAAGTGGAATGTGGGTGTCTCTTGTTCTTGGTCTTGCCTTTGTGGGAGTGTTCGCAGCATAAACTTGGATATATATAGGACGATCGTGTGGCTGGATATACCAATGAAGAATATTTGAACTAACTATTATGCTATATATATTGATATGATAGTCCAGTCttgtcttatatatatatatatacatatgagtGGATTATTAGAGCATTAATTGAGATGTTTGTATCTCTATCATGAATTTATATATGATTGAAATAAACTTGTTATATATTACTCTTTTACATCTAAACTCTAAAGCATGCACCAACAATAAAGTTACTCCATTTGATGAGGAATCTTTTCCTCATCCATCCAATCAGGATCTTAAATGTCTACACAACACAAAAAGCTCTGGTATTCTTGATCATTGGGGCCCAACACGTGATCTTACTCTAAGTTCATTTAATATTGGGCCTTATTTGTATACATTATTGGAGAGTGGGCCGGAATCAAGCGACAAAGATGTGAACTATAGCCCATCTTCGCATTTGAGTTGAGTCTGACCTAGTTTTTCTTctgattaagaaaataaagtttttttttttttctgaatagcAAATAAAGCATATCAATGTCCCATTGAATTGATTGAAGAATTAACTTCGGTTAGAGTAATGATATATCTACTTAACATTCATCCGTTACAAAGATCTTATTaacattttatcattttcttcatattttccTCTTCTTATTATACCACCTATTttgcctaaaaaaaattatacaacctgttttttttgttttttgtttataacGTATTATTCCTCCTATTATATCTtaacttttctttcttataGTAGGTATAAGTAGATTCGAAGTGTCTACAAACCACTTTTATTTCAGTTAAAGCAGTCCAAGCCACCTGTACGTGGACAATTGACACGTAGGATGTTAGACTTTTTACACGTTAAAAAGTATTAATTGTTACGTTTTACATGGGGTATAATACATTGTATCGATCTAAGGTAACTTTGAAATAATATTCaaattgaatataataattGATTGGTTAAATGAGTTAGACTACTTTAATTAATACACTATAGTTTTGTTTAACTTACATTATAGGTTACTTTGATCTtgtcttaattatatatttaaatatgatttaaattaaactcataagttattaaatttatttagctTTAAGTTCGTGTTCAAATTTAAAGAATTggtctgaaaaaaaaattacaactaaaCAAAAACATAGCTAACTTTTTATGTCTTCTTGACAATACTTTTACTGCACccaaccaataaaaaaagtagTAAAAGTGGCAAGTAAAACAATCGTTGTTGTTACATGGATTGGATTTAAGTCTTgacaagaaataaattagatttaGTAACAAACAACAGATATActtatcaaaattcaaataataataatagaaaaatatcatACCAATTTTTTGTACTGCAATTATACCaattaatttgaaagaaaaatattttaaatataattaaaaaatgatgaacGACTCAATATGCAAGCAAGCAGTGGCATCACTGCCTCGGAAACAAAGATTCTAATAATTTTCTCAATCCAAACTAAACTCCTGTCAGATTGATAACATCATCATTTCCTCCTTATTGAAGCAAGTTATCCAACCTAAATATTTAGAGTCACCACCTTTCAAATTACATCCCATACACACGTATATCTAACCGATGACAACTCGAGATGTAACAATATTAATGCGACAAAATAGGTGCACATCACAATATCCCCGATGACACTTCTCCATCTCCCACCTTCAAATGATTTCTCAATGATTCTGTGACGTCTAAAAACCATAATTGCCTTTCGTCCATTCTCTTTAAATGAAGTGCCACCTATAATTATGATCATGATTTTAAATTCTCAATCGCAATTGTAACTGCCACGTTAAGACATTTTAACAATTATGACTGCATTAgtcatattttttcataattatctgtaatgtaaaattttttggACTCATCGGAACGTGATCACACCCAcaaatttaaaaccatgattatgattatCAATTATTTCCTCCCATGgcaacaaatataaaaagaaagtcCCTTAGGCCTTTTTCCTGACACGAACAACAGAAACAAAGGAAACTCACTCTCAACTCTCAAGTAGCTAGCCTAGGATAGTAGCATTTTTACTTTATCTAAACACACTTCCTTCCCAATCATGCACGTACTAAAAATGATGGTTAAGGATAAAGGCTTCTCTGTCTCACTTGTACTAGTTATCCATCAACACCCTTACAACATCAGCTCAAAAACTCTCCCCGGTTCAACCTCCGATCCACCAACGCAAGGAATGAACACGGTTCCCCTTGTACCCACATCACCCGCGGGTTCTCCTGTCTCCGCCACCCCAAAACCTCCCACCATAGACATTTCCCAAAGCCAAGAGATTCTCCGTACTCACCGGTTTGTTAAAAAACC
The nucleotide sequence above comes from Glycine soja cultivar W05 chromosome 11, ASM419377v2, whole genome shotgun sequence. Encoded proteins:
- the LOC114373931 gene encoding fasciclin-like arabinogalactan protein 12, producing MVMMMKKHLLFSLSLLLMVLFTSAQTTPAPSPSSAPTDIIRILKKAGGFTTLIRLLTTTQVSTQINAQLLNSNNGLTVFAPNDNAFQSLKPGFLNSLNDQQKNELIQFHVLPTFVSISNFDTLSNPVRTQAGDDPDRLALNITSSGNQVNLTTGVVNTTVGGSVYSDHQLAIYQVDKVLLPRDFFVPKPPPPAPSPAKAKASSAKKSTEGPSAADNDSAAISLKHMNRMWVMTLAVATIAAVFSL
- the LOC114374910 gene encoding fasciclin-like arabinogalactan protein 11, which translates into the protein MIKHSLLVLPISLTLVISLLHSTTLAAIAPATAPAQAPPTTPAASAPTPPQPSGGTTDIVQVLQQANSFNIFLRLMKTTQLINQLNSQLLTIKSGGLTILAPDDGAFSELKPGFLNSLSDGKKLELVQFHVLPDFVSASNFDTLTNPVRTLAGNKPGKVELNVISYGGSVNISTGAVNATMNGVIYTDKHLAVYRVGKVLLPSEFVATTKKPLAPAPALKPAPVTSANDVAEAPKPEKEKPSPKPEQSSESSTQVVPTVTSGGVRIGVSGMWVSLVLGLAFVGVFAA